In Rhodothermus marinus DSM 4252, a single genomic region encodes these proteins:
- a CDS encoding CHAT domain-containing protein — protein MAQLPRDARDAPGELRPHAVQALRRYRQCPGLTREQLMQLYRQEASYLHALHRYADVLALVDTFLTRFARQPDSMMFYQMYRWRGYEYYLLGDLPAAVVAYNQALRYLPAREIRARVSRLTDLGAIYSRIQDYETAYQHYLQAYHLWEQIPSDDSLRLWARLDVLHGLASLLVAHPTTGHRSREAGLAEADRLIAEARRLLPRVDISRRLRARIELELGLAEAAQRYLSGRPEQALQILDELLRRSRQLNEPHWRVEILYRRGVAFWHAERLQEAEQSFLEAQAHADEALHDDTRRLVLTRLAQLYEDQERLDEAERFFRKAIPYTETYLTRLQTTRWASLPTADWYEAYRGLVRILLRQGRQAEALQWLERSRARNLQAFRIYHAKTRQMPLHQQQRRDSLVHALNRLRTRLSDPNLPANEVLSLKSQEAALELQLRNLLALPSKPPETPLATLRQRLARLGASALVYFMDSVSGLFLLTTDTLRFFPLALTPDSLEHLLRQVSPIFDPAGSGSIRGARHFNLRALHRLFELLVAPALPYLLPDSPLFIVPDGPLFRLPFAALVLDFQRPYAYDRATYLTERHPISILPALGLLLDSLQALPFSLDVSGLGRARFTDDPRLREVLPVVFRRQPLPDLPGVHEELERITRRFAHTQRWEDYRATEPRLRQAAASSRVLHLASHVLLHPTSSAFHAMVLSPSPGDDGVLFLHELLRHPLASDLVVLSGCNTAAGEVLPGEGLEGLQYAILAAGARGVVATRWLVEDRSMADLMDRFYGYLAAGLPLDRALQQARLAFLKDAPSELQSPFYWAAPAFFGAPRVLPLTPRPSSFLSRSWILLLLLGVGLGVWLHYRKRRRAHGASRAV, from the coding sequence GTGGCACAGCTGCCACGCGATGCACGCGACGCGCCCGGTGAGCTTCGGCCACATGCCGTTCAGGCCCTACGGCGCTACCGCCAGTGCCCGGGGCTGACGCGGGAGCAGCTCATGCAACTCTATCGACAGGAAGCCAGCTACCTCCATGCGCTGCATCGCTATGCGGACGTGCTGGCGCTGGTGGATACCTTCCTGACCCGCTTTGCCCGCCAGCCCGATTCCATGATGTTCTACCAGATGTACCGCTGGCGAGGCTATGAATACTACTTGCTGGGTGATCTTCCGGCCGCCGTCGTGGCCTACAATCAGGCGCTTCGTTATCTACCGGCCCGAGAAATTCGGGCGCGGGTCAGTCGATTGACCGACCTCGGGGCCATCTACTCCCGCATCCAGGATTACGAAACAGCCTATCAGCATTACCTGCAGGCCTATCATCTGTGGGAGCAAATTCCTTCCGACGACTCTTTGCGCCTCTGGGCGCGTCTGGACGTACTGCATGGCCTGGCCAGCCTACTGGTAGCACATCCTACGACGGGGCATCGCTCTCGCGAAGCAGGACTTGCAGAAGCCGACCGACTGATTGCCGAGGCCAGACGTCTGCTTCCCCGCGTGGACATCTCCCGGCGCCTACGCGCGCGCATCGAATTAGAACTGGGGCTTGCGGAAGCCGCACAGCGCTACCTGTCCGGCCGTCCGGAGCAGGCGCTTCAGATCCTGGACGAGCTACTTCGACGCTCCCGGCAACTTAACGAGCCGCACTGGCGCGTGGAGATTCTTTATCGTCGGGGAGTGGCCTTCTGGCATGCAGAACGCCTACAGGAAGCCGAGCAGTCCTTTTTAGAAGCACAGGCACATGCTGATGAAGCACTGCACGATGACACCCGTCGCCTGGTGCTGACCCGACTGGCTCAACTGTACGAGGATCAGGAGCGCCTGGACGAGGCCGAACGGTTTTTCCGGAAAGCCATTCCCTACACGGAGACGTATCTGACGCGCCTGCAGACCACACGCTGGGCGTCCCTGCCGACGGCCGACTGGTACGAAGCCTATCGCGGACTGGTCCGCATCCTGTTGCGTCAGGGCCGTCAGGCCGAAGCGCTGCAGTGGCTGGAGCGCAGCCGCGCGCGTAACCTGCAGGCCTTTCGTATCTATCACGCCAAGACGCGACAGATGCCACTACACCAGCAGCAGCGCCGCGACAGTCTGGTCCACGCGCTCAACCGGCTCCGCACACGCCTGAGTGATCCGAACCTGCCCGCCAACGAAGTCCTGAGCCTGAAAAGCCAGGAAGCAGCGCTTGAACTTCAGCTGCGCAATCTGCTGGCGCTGCCTTCGAAACCACCGGAAACACCTCTCGCCACCCTGCGGCAACGCCTGGCCCGACTCGGAGCTTCTGCGCTGGTCTACTTCATGGACTCGGTGAGCGGCCTTTTTCTGCTGACGACCGATACGCTCCGCTTTTTCCCCCTGGCACTCACGCCCGACAGCCTGGAGCATCTTTTGCGCCAGGTCAGTCCGATCTTCGATCCGGCGGGATCCGGTTCGATACGTGGCGCCCGCCATTTCAACCTGCGCGCGCTGCACCGGCTCTTCGAACTGCTCGTCGCTCCGGCGCTCCCGTATCTGTTGCCCGACAGTCCGCTTTTTATTGTCCCCGACGGGCCCCTCTTCCGTCTACCGTTTGCCGCCCTGGTGCTCGACTTTCAACGCCCTTATGCTTACGACCGCGCCACCTATCTGACCGAGCGTCACCCGATCAGCATCCTGCCGGCGCTGGGATTGCTGCTGGATAGCCTGCAGGCGCTCCCCTTCTCGCTGGACGTCAGCGGCCTGGGTCGCGCGCGCTTTACCGACGACCCGCGCCTGCGTGAGGTACTGCCCGTGGTCTTTCGCCGCCAGCCGCTGCCGGATCTCCCCGGCGTGCACGAAGAACTGGAGCGGATCACCCGACGCTTTGCCCACACGCAGCGCTGGGAGGACTACCGGGCCACCGAGCCCCGCCTGCGCCAGGCGGCCGCCAGCAGCCGCGTGCTTCACCTGGCCTCGCACGTGCTGCTGCATCCGACCAGCTCAGCCTTCCACGCCATGGTGCTTTCTCCTTCACCCGGCGACGACGGCGTGCTCTTTCTGCATGAACTGCTCCGTCACCCGCTCGCTTCCGATCTGGTGGTGCTCAGCGGCTGCAACACGGCCGCCGGCGAGGTCCTGCCCGGCGAAGGGCTCGAAGGACTGCAGTACGCCATCCTGGCGGCCGGTGCCCGCGGTGTGGTCGCCACGCGCTGGCTGGTGGAAGACCGCTCCATGGCCGACCTGATGGATCGGTTCTACGGGTACCTGGCGGCCGGGCTGCCGCTGGACCGGGCGCTCCAGCAGGCCCGGCTGGCCTTTTTGAAAGACGCTCCCTCCGAACTTCAGAGCCCCTTCTACTGGGCGGCGCCCGCCTTCTTTGGCGCGCCCCGCGTGCTCCCGCTGACGCCGCGGCCGTCATCGTTTCTGTCCCGGAGCTGGATCCTGCTGCTCCTGCTCGGGGTTGGCCTGGGCGTATGGCTTCACTACCGCAAACGCCGTCGTGCCCATGGAGCGTCCCGCGCTGTTTGA
- the murQ gene encoding N-acetylmuramic acid 6-phosphate etherase, with protein sequence MERPALFDELKALATEQRNPHSMHIDTAPVREILEIINTEDHLVPIAVRREIPYIEQAVHLIVEAFKQGGRLFYVGAGTSGRLGILDAAECPPTFGTPPEMVQGLIAGGPEAVFRAQEGAEDREEDGARDLKRAGVTPRDVVCGLAASRRTPYVVGAIRYARQLGCRTIFITCTPREEFPLEVDVAICPVVGPEVIMGSTRMKSGTAQKLVLNMLSTAAMIRLGKVYENMMVDLQMTNQKLRERAKRTVMIVTGLDYEAASRLLEAAGGHVKTAIVMALAGVSAEEARRRLARADGFVRAAIANEGPPPA encoded by the coding sequence ATGGAGCGTCCCGCGCTGTTTGACGAACTGAAAGCCCTGGCCACCGAGCAGCGAAACCCGCATTCCATGCACATCGACACGGCCCCGGTGCGGGAGATCCTGGAAATCATCAACACCGAAGACCACCTGGTGCCCATCGCCGTACGCCGTGAAATCCCCTATATCGAGCAGGCGGTGCATCTGATCGTGGAGGCCTTCAAGCAGGGCGGCCGCCTGTTCTACGTGGGGGCTGGCACCAGCGGCCGGCTGGGCATTCTGGATGCGGCCGAATGTCCACCCACGTTCGGCACGCCGCCCGAGATGGTCCAGGGCCTGATCGCGGGCGGCCCGGAGGCCGTCTTCCGGGCGCAGGAAGGGGCCGAAGACCGGGAAGAAGACGGCGCGCGCGACCTGAAGCGGGCCGGCGTCACGCCGCGCGATGTGGTCTGCGGACTGGCCGCCAGCCGTCGCACGCCGTACGTGGTGGGGGCCATTCGCTACGCCCGCCAGCTCGGCTGCCGCACGATCTTCATCACCTGCACGCCCCGCGAGGAATTTCCCCTGGAAGTGGACGTGGCGATCTGCCCGGTCGTCGGTCCCGAAGTGATCATGGGCTCCACGCGCATGAAAAGCGGCACAGCCCAGAAGCTCGTGCTCAACATGCTCTCGACGGCCGCCATGATCCGGCTCGGCAAGGTCTACGAGAACATGATGGTGGACCTGCAGATGACGAACCAGAAACTGCGCGAGCGGGCCAAGCGCACCGTCATGATCGTGACCGGGCTGGACTACGAGGCGGCCTCGCGCCTGCTCGAAGCGGCCGGTGGGCACGTCAAGACGGCCATCGTGATGGCGCTGGCCGGCGTTTCAGCCGAGGAGGCCCGGCGTCGGCTGGCCCGGGCCGACGGGTTCGTGCGCGCCGCCATCGCCAACGAAGGCCCACCGCCTGCCTGA
- the mfd gene encoding transcription-repair coupling factor, which produces MKLTDLHHRLASAAFFEPLHAHLESLTPSTRLHLRGLAGSLPAFVLYELSRHLRRPVLCLTPDEEQAAYLFSDLEQLLGVSDRLLRFPATGQKPYDPEQIPDSAPLIERTDVLRRLAEGFDGLLLASAEAIAERVPPPDRVRQETLVLSPGMVIDPAQLLAHLIARGFERVEFVEAPGEVALRGGILDVYPFTGTHPIRVEFFGDEIDTIREFDPRTQRSISRLTSAQIVPNLSAADSEEAAHTLFEHLPDHALLVLFEEGALFDAVQARFAEAEQAYARLNAPDEQPRPEARYLPPAELAAHLNRYPALLFGTLAEAERTLTWDTHPQPAFHGNLNLLRERLHENARRGWETVILCDSRSQEARLHDLLQEEIEAGGVRLLVESLHEGFEVPEARLAVYTDHQIFGRYHRPTTRRRRHLLGGLSLRALQNLQPGDYVVHVDFGIGQFAGLQRITIRGKQQEVVRLHYADGDVLYVSVNALHKLHRYTGREGHQPRLTKLGSGQWEKVKARTKKRVKDIARDLIRLYAKRKASRGFAFSPDTVWQREMEAAFEYEDTPDQAAAAEAVKRDMEQPVPMDRLVCGDVGFGKTEIAIRAAFKAVQDGKQVAVLVPTTILADQHYETFTRRLAPYPVRIEVLSRFRSPARQRAVLRDLAAGKVDIIIGTHRLLSKDVQFKDLGLLIIDEEQRFGVAAKERLRQLRVEVDTLTLTATPIPRTLQFALMGARDLSIISTPPPNRQPIVTEIHTFDETLIRDAIRYEISRGGQVFFIHNRVQSIYEMAARLQAIVPDVRIAVAHGQMKPRELERVMHDFMARKYDVLVSTNIIESGLDIPNANTIIINHAEQFGLADLHQLRGRVGRSDRKAFCYLLVPSIHGLTREARQRLQAIEEFSELGSGFSIAMRDLDIRGAGNLLGAEQSGFIEEIGFETYQQILDEAIRELREEEFADVLGAPPPKPPETSVDVEADAFIPETYVSSNVERLNLYRRLSEATDEAAIEAFREELADRFGPVPPEVDNLLWAARLKLLGQALRLPKVLFKNRRLFLEFPLQDEDPHFYAHHFMPLLERLSQLDRRYVLKDQNRKLRAIVQDVPDLETAYQVLRQLQPAEVPVS; this is translated from the coding sequence GTGAAACTGACCGATCTGCACCACCGCCTGGCATCGGCGGCCTTCTTCGAGCCGCTGCACGCGCACCTGGAATCCCTGACCCCTTCGACCCGCCTGCACCTGCGCGGGCTGGCGGGCTCGCTGCCCGCCTTCGTGCTCTACGAGCTGAGCCGACACCTCCGCCGTCCTGTCCTCTGTCTGACGCCCGACGAAGAACAGGCCGCCTATCTCTTCAGCGACCTGGAACAGCTGCTGGGCGTCTCGGATCGCCTGCTGCGCTTTCCGGCCACCGGCCAGAAGCCCTACGACCCGGAGCAGATCCCCGACTCCGCTCCGCTTATCGAACGCACCGACGTGCTGCGCCGCCTGGCCGAAGGCTTCGACGGACTGCTCCTCGCCAGTGCCGAGGCCATCGCCGAACGCGTTCCCCCACCCGACCGGGTCCGCCAGGAAACGCTCGTGCTCAGCCCGGGCATGGTGATCGATCCTGCCCAACTTCTGGCCCACCTCATCGCCCGCGGCTTCGAGCGCGTGGAGTTCGTCGAGGCCCCCGGCGAGGTGGCCCTCCGCGGCGGCATCCTCGACGTGTACCCCTTCACCGGCACGCACCCGATCCGCGTCGAATTCTTCGGGGACGAGATCGACACGATCCGGGAATTCGACCCGCGCACGCAACGCTCCATCAGCCGCCTGACCTCGGCCCAGATCGTCCCGAACCTGTCGGCGGCCGACTCCGAGGAGGCGGCCCACACGCTCTTCGAGCACCTGCCCGATCATGCGCTGCTCGTCCTCTTCGAGGAGGGCGCCCTCTTCGACGCCGTGCAGGCCCGCTTTGCCGAGGCCGAACAGGCCTACGCCCGCCTGAACGCGCCCGACGAACAGCCCCGCCCGGAAGCCCGCTACCTGCCCCCGGCCGAACTGGCCGCCCACCTGAACCGCTACCCGGCCCTGCTCTTCGGTACGCTGGCCGAAGCCGAACGGACGCTGACCTGGGACACCCACCCGCAGCCCGCCTTCCACGGCAACCTGAACCTGCTGCGCGAGCGCCTGCACGAAAACGCTCGGCGCGGCTGGGAAACCGTCATCCTGTGCGACAGCCGGAGCCAGGAGGCCCGCCTGCACGACCTGCTCCAGGAAGAAATCGAAGCGGGCGGTGTGCGCCTGCTCGTCGAATCGCTCCACGAAGGCTTCGAGGTGCCCGAAGCCCGTCTGGCCGTCTACACGGACCACCAGATCTTCGGCCGCTACCACCGCCCCACCACCCGGCGTCGGCGCCACCTGCTGGGCGGCCTGTCGCTCCGCGCCCTGCAGAACCTCCAGCCCGGCGACTACGTGGTGCACGTCGATTTCGGCATCGGCCAGTTCGCCGGCCTGCAGCGCATCACCATACGGGGCAAGCAGCAGGAGGTCGTCCGCCTCCACTACGCCGACGGCGACGTGCTCTACGTGAGCGTCAACGCGCTCCACAAGCTGCACCGCTACACGGGTCGAGAGGGCCATCAGCCCCGCCTGACCAAGCTGGGCTCGGGCCAGTGGGAAAAGGTCAAGGCCCGCACGAAAAAACGCGTCAAGGACATCGCGCGCGACCTGATCCGACTCTACGCGAAACGCAAGGCCTCCCGCGGCTTCGCCTTCTCGCCCGACACGGTCTGGCAACGCGAAATGGAAGCGGCCTTCGAGTACGAGGATACGCCCGACCAGGCCGCCGCGGCCGAGGCCGTCAAGCGCGACATGGAGCAGCCCGTGCCCATGGACCGGCTCGTGTGCGGCGACGTGGGCTTCGGCAAGACCGAGATCGCCATCCGCGCCGCCTTCAAAGCCGTACAGGACGGCAAGCAGGTGGCCGTGCTCGTGCCCACCACGATCCTGGCCGACCAGCACTACGAGACGTTCACGCGTCGGCTGGCCCCCTACCCGGTCCGCATCGAAGTGCTTTCGCGCTTCCGCTCGCCCGCCCGGCAACGGGCCGTCCTGCGCGATCTGGCCGCCGGCAAGGTGGACATCATCATCGGCACGCACCGCCTGCTCTCGAAAGACGTGCAGTTCAAAGACCTGGGCCTGCTCATCATCGACGAAGAGCAGCGCTTCGGGGTGGCCGCCAAAGAGCGCCTGCGCCAGCTCCGCGTCGAGGTGGACACGCTCACGCTGACGGCCACGCCCATCCCCCGCACGCTCCAGTTTGCCCTGATGGGCGCCCGCGATCTGTCGATCATCTCCACGCCGCCGCCCAACCGCCAGCCCATCGTCACCGAGATCCATACGTTCGACGAAACGCTCATCCGCGACGCCATCCGCTACGAGATCAGCCGCGGCGGTCAGGTCTTCTTCATCCACAACCGCGTGCAGTCCATCTACGAGATGGCCGCCCGCCTGCAGGCCATCGTACCGGACGTGCGCATCGCCGTGGCACACGGTCAGATGAAGCCCCGCGAGCTGGAGCGCGTCATGCACGACTTCATGGCGCGCAAGTACGACGTGCTCGTCTCGACGAACATCATCGAAAGCGGCCTGGACATCCCCAACGCGAACACGATCATCATCAACCACGCCGAGCAGTTCGGACTGGCCGACCTGCACCAGCTCCGCGGCCGCGTCGGACGCTCCGACCGCAAGGCCTTCTGCTACCTGCTCGTGCCCTCCATTCACGGGCTCACACGCGAGGCGCGCCAGCGCCTGCAGGCCATCGAGGAATTCAGCGAGCTGGGGAGCGGCTTTTCCATCGCGATGCGCGACCTGGACATCCGCGGCGCGGGCAACCTGCTGGGCGCCGAGCAGAGCGGCTTCATCGAAGAGATCGGCTTTGAAACCTATCAGCAGATTCTCGACGAGGCGATCCGCGAGCTGCGCGAGGAGGAATTTGCGGACGTGCTGGGCGCCCCGCCTCCGAAGCCGCCCGAAACGAGCGTGGACGTCGAGGCCGATGCGTTCATCCCGGAAACCTACGTCAGCAGCAACGTGGAGCGGCTCAACCTGTACCGCCGCCTGAGCGAGGCGACCGACGAAGCGGCCATCGAAGCCTTCCGCGAGGAGCTGGCCGACCGGTTCGGGCCGGTTCCGCCCGAAGTGGACAACCTGCTCTGGGCCGCCCGCCTCAAACTGCTGGGCCAGGCGCTGCGCCTGCCGAAGGTGCTCTTCAAAAATCGGCGGCTCTTTCTGGAATTTCCGCTCCAGGACGAAGACCCGCACTTCTACGCGCACCATTTCATGCCGCTACTGGAACGGCTGAGCCAGCTCGACCGCCGCTACGTGCTGAAGGACCAGAACAGAAAGCTGCGGGCCATCGTGCAGGACGTGCCCGATCTGGAAACGGCCTATCAGGTGCTTCGCCAGCTTCAGCCCGCCGAAGTGCCGGTCTCCTGA
- a CDS encoding helix-turn-helix transcriptional regulator, producing the protein MKLAERTRNRTERLFALILLLQTRPGLTARQLAEHFGVSRRTIFRDLRALSEANVPLTYAEGGGYEILEGYQLPPLMFTAREAATLLIGTEFMKRQPDASLRADADAVALKIRSVLPRSIREYIDRLQERIVIDPYWLQTMQGSDEEAGYWYELSEAIARQQSVHLEYYVPSRDELTQRRVDPLGLVYYTDHWNLIAYDHLRKDIRNFRLDRIQRLTVLRERFTPPRDFDLNAYLEAQGAPTEAYRIRLRFARPTYRWARRSIPARIESEQETAEGIEVTFSFENLEYLARWLLRYGTEVEVLEPEALRAQLRAQARAILARYEPEAAQETGTSAG; encoded by the coding sequence ATGAAACTGGCCGAACGCACCCGGAATCGCACCGAACGTCTTTTTGCGCTGATTCTGCTGCTGCAGACGCGGCCCGGCCTTACGGCCCGGCAACTGGCCGAGCATTTCGGTGTGAGCCGCCGCACCATCTTCCGGGATCTGCGGGCGCTCAGCGAGGCGAACGTGCCGCTGACCTACGCCGAGGGCGGCGGCTACGAGATCCTCGAAGGTTATCAGCTCCCGCCGCTTATGTTCACGGCCCGCGAGGCGGCCACGCTGCTCATCGGCACCGAATTCATGAAACGCCAGCCGGACGCCTCGCTCCGGGCCGACGCCGACGCGGTCGCGCTCAAGATCCGCTCCGTGCTACCCCGGTCCATTCGCGAATACATCGACCGCCTGCAGGAGCGTATCGTGATCGATCCCTACTGGCTGCAGACCATGCAGGGATCGGACGAAGAGGCCGGCTACTGGTACGAACTCAGCGAGGCCATCGCCCGCCAGCAGTCCGTGCACCTCGAATACTACGTGCCCAGCCGCGACGAGCTGACGCAGCGCAGGGTGGACCCGCTGGGGCTCGTCTACTACACGGACCACTGGAACCTGATCGCCTACGACCATCTCCGCAAAGACATCCGCAACTTCCGGCTCGATCGGATTCAGCGGCTGACCGTGCTTCGCGAGCGCTTCACACCGCCGCGCGACTTCGACCTGAACGCCTACCTGGAGGCGCAGGGCGCTCCGACCGAGGCGTATCGCATCCGGCTGCGCTTTGCCCGACCCACCTATCGCTGGGCGCGGCGCAGCATTCCGGCCCGGATCGAGTCGGAGCAGGAAACGGCCGAAGGCATCGAGGTGACCTTTTCGTTCGAAAACCTGGAATACCTGGCGCGCTGGCTGTTGCGCTACGGGACGGAGGTCGAGGTGCTGGAGCCCGAGGCGCTCCGGGCGCAGCTCCGCGCGCAGGCGCGCGCCATCCTGGCCCGCTACGAACCGGAGGCCGCTCAGGAGACCGGCACTTCGGCGGGCTGA
- a CDS encoding 16S rRNA (guanine(527)-N(7))-methyltransferase RsmG, translating into MRVSRETPSVSWDPWEQLDPAQREQLEHYARLLQELGRHHNLVSRETLPELHRRHLLHCLALTWRPFPPGSVVVDWGTGGGLPAVPLAIAFPEVTVHAVDAAQKKVLAVRTMARRLGLANLQVHHARAERWEGAAHYSVSRATAPLATLWQWHRRVARPLAASPDAWPPGLLALKGGDLTDELAALERLDPHLHVRLWPLDRLLGDPLFAEKYLVHVAPEPEADASVR; encoded by the coding sequence ATGCGTGTTTCACGTGAAACACCGTCTGTGAGCTGGGATCCCTGGGAGCAGCTCGATCCGGCGCAGCGGGAGCAACTGGAGCATTATGCCCGGCTGTTGCAGGAGCTGGGGCGGCATCACAATCTTGTTTCACGTGAAACACTCCCCGAGCTGCACCGCCGCCATCTGCTGCACTGTCTGGCGTTGACGTGGCGCCCGTTTCCGCCGGGCAGCGTCGTGGTGGACTGGGGCACGGGCGGGGGCTTGCCGGCCGTGCCGCTCGCCATCGCCTTTCCCGAGGTCACCGTGCACGCCGTCGATGCCGCGCAGAAGAAGGTGCTGGCCGTGCGCACGATGGCCCGACGGCTGGGACTGGCGAACCTGCAGGTCCACCACGCGCGCGCCGAGCGCTGGGAGGGCGCGGCGCACTACAGCGTCTCGCGGGCCACGGCCCCGCTCGCCACGCTCTGGCAATGGCACCGCCGCGTGGCCCGACCGCTTGCGGCGTCGCCGGACGCCTGGCCGCCCGGCCTGCTGGCCCTCAAAGGCGGCGATCTGACCGACGAACTGGCCGCGCTCGAGCGGCTGGATCCGCACCTGCACGTCAGGCTCTGGCCGCTGGACCGGCTGCTGGGCGATCCGCTCTTCGCGGAGAAATACCTGGTCCACGTCGCGCCGGAACCGGAAGCGGACGCCTCGGTTCGGTAA
- the mnmG gene encoding tRNA uridine-5-carboxymethylaminomethyl(34) synthesis enzyme MnmG: MEIFSDERYDVIVVGGGHAGAEAAAAAARMGARTLLITMSLETIGRMSCNPAIGGIGKGHLVREIDALGGIMGRMADQTGIQFRMLNRSKGPAVWGPRAQCDRKRYAEAVRHELESIPNLWMRADTVTEVLVEDRRVKGVRTQLGKTFYAPCVILTNGTFLNGVIHVGERQLGGGRMGERAATGLTACLERLGFESGRLKTGTPPRIDGRTIDYSRLQEQPGDSEPLPFSYMTDRLPDRQLSCWLTYTTPEVHAILRTGFDRSPMFTGRIKGRGPRYCPSIEDKIERFAERDRHPIFLEPEGWDTYEVYVNGFSTSLPEEVQVAALRKIPGLERVHVLRPGYAIEYDYFPPYQIRYSLETKYVEGLFFAGQINGTTGYEEAAAQGLMAGINAVQKLRGAEPVVLRRSEAYIGVLIDDLVAKGTDEPYRMFTSRAEHRILLRQDNADLRLTELGYRLGLATRERYERMLKKKEAIARTRRALEETTVRPEQVNGYLERVGTSPIDRPERLVRLALRPQVNLRDLLEATGLREQVVVPAPGMEPVEMLVEIELKYEGYMDRERELVEKMRELEDWRIPPDFDYEAVETISKEAREKLSKIRPENLGQASRISGVRPADISVLMVLLRRYRRPQAA, from the coding sequence ATGGAGATTTTTTCGGACGAGCGGTACGATGTGATCGTGGTGGGGGGCGGCCATGCCGGGGCCGAGGCGGCCGCGGCTGCGGCGCGGATGGGAGCCCGCACGCTGCTGATCACGATGAGCCTGGAGACGATCGGCCGCATGTCGTGCAACCCGGCCATCGGGGGAATCGGCAAGGGGCACCTGGTGCGGGAGATCGATGCGCTGGGCGGGATCATGGGGCGGATGGCCGATCAGACCGGCATTCAGTTCCGGATGCTCAACCGGAGCAAGGGGCCGGCCGTCTGGGGGCCGCGCGCCCAGTGCGACCGCAAGCGCTATGCGGAGGCCGTGCGGCACGAGCTGGAGTCGATCCCGAACCTGTGGATGCGGGCCGACACGGTCACCGAGGTGCTCGTCGAAGACCGTCGCGTGAAGGGGGTGCGCACGCAGCTCGGCAAGACCTTCTATGCGCCGTGTGTGATTCTGACGAACGGCACGTTTCTGAACGGCGTCATTCACGTGGGCGAGCGCCAGCTCGGCGGCGGCCGTATGGGTGAGCGGGCGGCCACCGGACTGACGGCCTGTCTGGAACGGCTGGGCTTCGAGAGCGGGCGGCTCAAGACGGGCACGCCGCCCCGCATCGACGGCCGCACGATCGACTACAGCCGGTTGCAGGAACAGCCGGGCGATTCGGAGCCGCTCCCGTTTTCCTACATGACGGACCGGCTCCCGGATCGCCAGCTCAGCTGCTGGCTCACCTACACGACGCCCGAGGTGCATGCCATTCTGCGCACCGGCTTCGACCGCAGTCCCATGTTCACGGGCCGGATCAAAGGCCGGGGACCGCGCTACTGTCCGTCCATCGAAGACAAGATCGAGCGCTTCGCGGAGCGGGACCGCCATCCCATCTTTCTGGAGCCCGAGGGCTGGGACACCTACGAGGTTTACGTGAACGGCTTTTCGACGAGTCTTCCCGAGGAGGTGCAGGTGGCCGCGCTCCGGAAGATTCCCGGTCTGGAGCGCGTGCACGTGTTGCGGCCGGGCTATGCCATCGAGTACGATTACTTTCCGCCCTATCAGATTCGTTACAGCCTGGAGACGAAGTACGTCGAGGGGCTGTTCTTTGCGGGACAGATCAACGGCACGACGGGCTACGAGGAGGCGGCCGCACAGGGTCTCATGGCCGGGATCAACGCCGTGCAGAAGCTCCGGGGCGCCGAGCCGGTCGTGCTGCGGCGTTCCGAGGCCTACATCGGCGTACTGATTGACGATCTGGTGGCGAAGGGGACGGACGAGCCCTACCGGATGTTCACCTCGCGGGCCGAGCACCGGATTCTCCTGCGCCAGGACAACGCCGACCTCCGGCTGACCGAGCTGGGCTATCGGCTGGGACTGGCCACGCGCGAGCGCTACGAGCGCATGCTGAAAAAGAAGGAGGCGATCGCGCGCACGCGCCGGGCGCTGGAGGAGACGACCGTGCGGCCGGAGCAGGTGAACGGCTACCTGGAGCGGGTGGGCACCTCGCCGATCGATCGGCCCGAGCGGCTGGTGCGGCTGGCGCTCAGGCCGCAGGTCAACCTGCGGGATTTGCTCGAGGCCACCGGGCTGCGCGAGCAGGTGGTGGTGCCGGCGCCGGGCATGGAGCCCGTCGAAATGCTCGTGGAGATCGAGCTGAAGTACGAGGGCTACATGGACCGGGAGCGGGAGCTGGTCGAGAAGATGCGGGAGCTGGAGGACTGGCGCATTCCGCCGGACTTCGACTACGAGGCGGTCGAGACCATCTCGAAGGAGGCCCGCGAAAAGCTCAGCAAAATCCGGCCGGAGAATCTGGGGCAGGCCTCGCGCATCAGCGGGGTGCGTCCGGCCGACATCTCGGTGCTGATGGTGCTGCTTCGTCGCTACCGGCGTCCGCAGGCCGCCTGA